The Calderihabitans maritimus genome window below encodes:
- a CDS encoding carbon starvation CstA family protein has protein sequence MVTFFAAIALLIGGYFVYGAFVERVFGVDENRETPAQKMQDGVDYVPLDWKKNSLIQLLNIAGLGPIFGPIAGALWGPVAFIWIAIGGIVAGAVHDYFSGMLSMRNNGSSLPETVGTYLGSGMKKFVNIFAIVLLILVGAVFMAGPAKLLAALTPESMSVNVWLAVILVYYFIATILPIDKIIGRLYPLFGASLLIMAFGIMGGLLIKGYQIPELTFANLHPKGLPIWPLMFVTIACGAISGFHATQSPIIARCVQNEKHGRRIFYGAMIAESIIAMIWAAAAMTFFGGSEGLAAVLSKGGPAGVVNEISNSLLGVVGGLLAVLGVIVLPITSGDTAFRATRLIIAEIFRWDQKSTLNRLKIALPLFAVGFTLTQIDFSILWRYFAWSNQTMAMIVLWAAAVYLAKNERLHWVASLPATFMTAVSATYILQAPEGFSLPTSISYPVGIIVALLVMAFFLYKTGSRMKMAAEAQS, from the coding sequence GTGGTTACCTTTTTTGCAGCCATAGCACTATTGATCGGTGGCTATTTCGTATACGGTGCCTTTGTAGAGAGAGTATTCGGGGTTGATGAGAACAGGGAAACACCGGCTCAAAAGATGCAGGACGGAGTGGATTATGTACCCCTGGATTGGAAGAAGAATAGCTTGATCCAATTGTTAAACATTGCCGGTTTAGGACCGATTTTCGGACCGATTGCCGGAGCATTGTGGGGTCCAGTTGCCTTCATTTGGATAGCTATCGGTGGTATTGTAGCCGGTGCAGTGCATGACTATTTCTCCGGAATGCTTTCCATGCGTAACAACGGGTCCAGTCTTCCGGAAACTGTGGGGACCTACCTTGGTTCGGGAATGAAAAAGTTTGTTAACATTTTTGCTATCGTGTTATTAATTTTGGTTGGAGCAGTATTTATGGCTGGCCCGGCAAAATTATTGGCCGCTTTGACGCCGGAAAGTATGAGCGTTAACGTTTGGTTGGCCGTTATCCTTGTATACTATTTCATTGCCACTATTTTGCCTATAGATAAGATCATTGGGCGGTTATACCCATTGTTTGGTGCCAGCCTGCTCATTATGGCCTTTGGAATCATGGGTGGGTTGTTAATTAAGGGATACCAGATCCCTGAGTTAACTTTCGCTAATTTACACCCCAAAGGTCTGCCGATCTGGCCGCTGATGTTTGTAACCATCGCCTGCGGGGCAATCAGCGGGTTCCACGCCACTCAATCGCCAATTATTGCCCGCTGCGTTCAAAATGAAAAACATGGACGAAGGATTTTCTACGGGGCGATGATTGCAGAATCAATTATTGCTATGATTTGGGCGGCTGCGGCAATGACCTTTTTCGGTGGTTCTGAGGGGTTGGCTGCCGTTTTGAGCAAGGGTGGCCCCGCCGGGGTGGTGAATGAAATCTCCAATTCCCTGCTGGGTGTAGTTGGCGGCCTCCTGGCAGTGCTTGGTGTAATTGTCCTGCCGATTACTTCCGGGGACACTGCTTTCCGGGCGACCCGGTTGATTATAGCGGAAATTTTCCGTTGGGACCAAAAATCAACCCTTAACCGGCTGAAAATAGCGTTGCCTCTGTTTGCGGTAGGATTTACACTCACCCAAATAGATTTTAGTATCCTGTGGCGTTATTTTGCTTGGTCCAACCAGACCATGGCCATGATTGTGCTGTGGGCTGCCGCTGTATACCTGGCTAAGAACGAGAGACTCCACTGGGTGGCCAGTTTACCGGCTACTTTCATGACCGCGGTAAGTGCGACCTACATTCTTCAGGCTCCGGAAGGTTTCAGCTTGCCGACCAGCATATCCTATCCTGTGGGAATTATAGTAGCCCTTCTGGTTATGGCTTTCTTCCTGTACAAGACAGGCAGCAGGATGAAGATGGCCGCTGAGGCACAGTCGTAG